A window of Microbacterium luteolum contains these coding sequences:
- a CDS encoding MFS transporter gives MSDRPGEVLRLPAFALFWSSSTLGAFTGAVSAVAFQVLIVTTLGASAFEIGLLNAANVVPYLLFGLIVGALMDRWRRKPAMVLASVGRALVLGAIPVLWVTGTLTVWTFGALFLIFGALTLIADSAAQPMLPRLVPRNQLVSANARLGQAGTVAQTTGPALGGALVSWLSAPVAILIDAVAYLVSAVMLSRIKVDEPKAEPRTDGRHLGHDIVEGLRWTYSHRTLAPMAASVNVWFLGNSIALTAFAPYALRELDLGALVFGLVLALGGVGGFLGAVLAPMAGRRFGVGGAVLAGRVLSALAWLAVLILPASENIAIVAIPLGIGQFLFGLGMGLEDPNEMGYRQAVAPDEMQGRLNASIRTVNRVMFLIGALIAGGLATAFGFRVTIGVSVVIFVVAALIVLFSPLRTARHEDL, from the coding sequence ATGAGTGACAGACCGGGCGAGGTGCTGCGCCTTCCCGCGTTCGCACTGTTCTGGTCGTCGTCGACCCTCGGGGCGTTCACCGGAGCCGTGAGCGCTGTCGCATTCCAAGTGCTCATCGTCACGACACTGGGCGCCTCCGCCTTCGAGATCGGCCTGCTGAACGCGGCGAACGTGGTGCCCTACCTGCTCTTCGGCCTGATCGTCGGGGCGCTGATGGACCGGTGGCGCCGCAAGCCCGCGATGGTGCTCGCGAGCGTCGGCCGCGCACTCGTCCTCGGCGCGATCCCCGTGCTGTGGGTCACCGGGACCCTGACCGTCTGGACGTTCGGCGCCCTGTTCCTGATCTTCGGCGCCCTCACGCTGATCGCCGACTCGGCCGCGCAGCCGATGCTTCCCCGACTCGTCCCGCGGAACCAGCTCGTCTCCGCGAACGCCAGGCTCGGGCAGGCGGGCACCGTCGCGCAGACCACCGGCCCGGCTCTCGGCGGAGCGCTCGTGAGCTGGCTCAGTGCTCCGGTCGCGATCCTCATCGACGCCGTCGCCTACCTCGTCAGCGCGGTGATGCTCAGCCGGATCAAGGTCGACGAGCCGAAAGCCGAGCCCCGCACCGACGGACGCCACCTCGGTCACGACATCGTCGAGGGTCTGCGGTGGACATATTCGCATCGCACCCTCGCCCCGATGGCCGCGTCGGTGAACGTCTGGTTCCTCGGCAACAGCATCGCGCTGACCGCGTTCGCTCCGTACGCCCTGCGCGAGCTCGACCTCGGCGCTCTGGTGTTCGGCCTCGTGCTCGCGCTCGGTGGCGTCGGTGGATTCCTCGGTGCGGTGCTCGCGCCGATGGCGGGCCGACGCTTCGGGGTCGGCGGTGCCGTCCTGGCCGGACGCGTGCTCTCGGCGTTGGCCTGGCTCGCCGTGCTGATCCTCCCGGCATCCGAGAACATCGCGATCGTGGCGATCCCTCTCGGCATCGGCCAGTTCCTGTTCGGGCTGGGCATGGGCCTCGAGGACCCGAACGAGATGGGCTATCGCCAAGCTGTCGCGCCCGACGAGATGCAGGGCCGGTTGAACGCCTCGATCCGCACGGTCAACCGGGTCATGTTCCTCATCGGCGCGCTGATCGCCGGCGGACTCGCCACCGCCTTCGGGTTCCGCGTCACGATCGGTGTGAGCGTGGTGATCTTCGTGGTCGCGGCGCTCATCGTTCTCTTCTCACCACTGCGCACCGCGCGGCACGAAGACCTCTGA
- a CDS encoding helix-turn-helix domain-containing protein produces MQDLLGRLTALDPDASETLKVVTYFDALVERSVGVESMLRGAAVLSGATVGQRDGRQIMRVRADGVRIDPTDPRDVWMRRDSGPDAVVWIEREGQEHTNDAMILERLALALGIIRARRSVGTASAVELAISSYAGVDERMTALSRLRLPPGPLCVVASPPDPAPQAQHPSAVIATRHGLTRATILPAERAAAEAWDPADDARRGIGMPGLEGQLPASWSSALIAVRLTTPAEPVLAAADLGALLLVAEKADSGALHPDAATLAGLDARSLELLDAVVDEQSVRAAAVRLGRHHSSVQDRLSVLTETLGYDPRTSRGHARFVVARMLLRLAD; encoded by the coding sequence ATGCAAGATCTGCTGGGGCGTCTCACCGCCCTCGACCCGGACGCCAGCGAGACGCTCAAAGTCGTCACGTACTTCGACGCCCTCGTCGAGCGATCCGTCGGCGTCGAGAGCATGCTCCGCGGAGCTGCGGTGCTGAGCGGTGCGACCGTCGGGCAGCGCGACGGCCGCCAGATCATGCGCGTGCGCGCCGACGGCGTCCGTATCGATCCGACCGATCCCCGAGACGTCTGGATGAGGCGCGACAGCGGACCCGATGCCGTCGTCTGGATCGAACGCGAGGGCCAGGAGCACACCAACGACGCGATGATCCTCGAACGGCTCGCTCTCGCGCTCGGCATCATCCGTGCGCGCCGATCCGTGGGCACGGCGAGCGCGGTCGAACTCGCGATCAGCTCCTACGCGGGCGTCGATGAGCGGATGACCGCGCTGTCGCGTCTCCGGCTGCCGCCCGGCCCGCTGTGCGTGGTGGCCTCGCCGCCCGACCCGGCGCCCCAGGCGCAGCATCCGTCCGCCGTCATCGCCACCCGGCACGGGCTGACCAGGGCGACGATCCTCCCGGCGGAGCGGGCAGCGGCAGAGGCCTGGGATCCGGCTGACGACGCGCGGCGGGGTATCGGCATGCCCGGGCTGGAGGGGCAGCTTCCCGCCTCGTGGTCGTCCGCGCTCATCGCGGTGCGACTGACCACCCCCGCAGAACCCGTGCTCGCCGCCGCCGACCTGGGCGCACTGCTGCTGGTCGCCGAGAAGGCCGACTCCGGCGCCCTCCATCCGGATGCCGCGACCCTCGCCGGCCTGGATGCCCGCAGCCTCGAACTCCTCGATGCCGTGGTCGACGAGCAGAGCGTGCGGGCCGCGGCCGTGCGCCTAGGACGGCATCATTCGAGCGTGCAGGATCGCCTCTCGGTGCTCACCGAGACGCTCGGGTACGACCCGCGCACCTCTCGGGGGCACGCCCGCTTCGTCGTCGCGCGGATGCTGCTCCGCCTCGCCGACTGA
- a CDS encoding ZIP family metal transporter — MGEAVLWGVVAASPLFVGAVLAMLRAWPPRWLGIVLGFGAGALMASIAFELWEEGLQRGGAIPLVAGVAAGALAYYIAARILDARAAKKKSEAGGGQLAVGALLDGIPEQLVLGIGLASGEPVSMALVVAILVSNLPESIGSATDLLQGGMAKSRVLLLWAGVAVICALATVAGFGLATVTGEAFRTTASGFAAGALLVMLVDSMVPEAQSKAKESTGLATVLGFALAAGLSFAG; from the coding sequence ATGGGCGAAGCGGTGCTGTGGGGTGTGGTCGCGGCATCCCCGCTGTTCGTCGGCGCGGTGCTCGCGATGCTGCGTGCCTGGCCGCCCCGCTGGCTCGGCATCGTCCTCGGCTTCGGCGCGGGCGCGCTGATGGCCTCGATCGCCTTCGAGCTCTGGGAGGAGGGACTCCAGCGCGGCGGCGCGATCCCCCTCGTGGCAGGGGTCGCCGCCGGCGCCCTCGCGTACTACATCGCCGCGCGCATCCTCGACGCCAGGGCCGCCAAGAAGAAGAGCGAAGCGGGCGGCGGACAGCTCGCGGTCGGGGCTCTGCTCGACGGCATCCCCGAGCAGCTCGTGCTGGGAATCGGACTGGCGTCCGGCGAACCGGTCAGCATGGCTCTCGTCGTCGCGATCCTCGTCTCGAACCTGCCGGAGTCCATCGGCTCGGCCACCGACCTGCTCCAGGGCGGCATGGCGAAGAGTCGCGTGCTGCTGCTCTGGGCGGGGGTGGCCGTGATCTGCGCGCTCGCCACCGTCGCGGGCTTCGGGCTTGCCACGGTCACCGGTGAGGCCTTCCGCACGACGGCGAGCGGATTCGCCGCCGGAGCCCTGCTCGTCATGCTCGTCGACTCGATGGTCCCCGAAGCCCAGTCGAAGGCCAAGGAGTCCACGGGTCTTGCGACCGTGCTCGGGTTCGCGCTCGCCGCGGGTCTGTCGTTCGCCGGCTGA
- a CDS encoding winged helix-turn-helix transcriptional regulator → MREKTERIVREWTDACDAEVSIAVLGGAWKPSILSLLGEHDVLRFGELSRLLLEPTARVLTRQLRELEDDGLITREVYRQVPPKVEYRLSDLGRGAQPLVDTLTRWGGEYAAHQRRMLAAPASVGDDERQKESVPQ, encoded by the coding sequence ATGAGAGAGAAGACGGAGCGCATCGTCCGGGAATGGACGGATGCCTGCGACGCAGAGGTGTCGATCGCCGTGCTCGGCGGCGCCTGGAAGCCCAGCATCCTCTCCCTCCTCGGCGAGCACGACGTGCTCCGCTTCGGCGAGCTGAGCCGCCTTCTGCTCGAACCCACGGCCCGCGTGCTCACGCGACAGCTGCGGGAGCTCGAGGACGACGGCCTGATCACCCGCGAGGTGTACCGGCAGGTGCCGCCCAAGGTCGAGTACCGACTGAGCGACCTCGGGAGAGGCGCCCAGCCCCTGGTCGACACCCTCACCCGGTGGGGCGGCGAGTACGCCGCGCATCAGAGACGGATGCTGGCCGCACCGGCATCCGTCGGCGATGACGAGCGTCAGAAGGAGTCGGTCCCGCAGTAG
- a CDS encoding NAD(P)H-dependent oxidoreductase, giving the protein MTATRPTAHWILAHPQSSSFNARLFHEGSRKLAADYDVVTSDLYAQSFDPVLSAKDLGEPFGRAGNVVDLMGEAQAAGQLADDVVEEQRKVAAAELLVFQFPLWWYGVPAILKGWFDRVLTNGFAYGTLDPETGVPLRYGAGPLAGRRALVIVTAGEDERSIGPRGISGDIDSLLFPVTHGTLWYTGIEPLDLHVVHDADGLDATGIDAELDRLGQRLAGIRTETQLRPYRRLQDGDYRGTRALRADILADRTDLGIHRTGVDSAR; this is encoded by the coding sequence GTGACCGCCACGCGCCCGACAGCGCACTGGATCCTCGCGCACCCGCAGTCGAGCTCGTTCAACGCGCGACTCTTCCATGAGGGATCCCGGAAGCTCGCGGCCGACTACGACGTGGTCACCTCCGACCTCTACGCGCAGAGCTTCGATCCGGTGCTGTCGGCGAAGGATCTCGGCGAGCCCTTCGGCCGTGCGGGCAACGTGGTCGACCTCATGGGCGAGGCCCAGGCTGCAGGGCAGCTGGCCGACGACGTGGTCGAGGAGCAGCGCAAGGTCGCTGCAGCCGAACTCCTCGTGTTCCAGTTCCCCCTGTGGTGGTACGGGGTGCCCGCCATCCTGAAGGGCTGGTTCGATCGCGTGCTCACGAACGGGTTCGCTTACGGCACTCTCGACCCCGAGACCGGGGTGCCGCTTCGCTACGGTGCCGGACCGCTCGCGGGCCGGCGGGCTCTGGTGATCGTCACCGCCGGTGAGGACGAGCGGTCGATCGGCCCGCGTGGCATCAGCGGAGACATCGACTCCCTGCTCTTCCCGGTGACGCACGGCACACTCTGGTACACCGGCATCGAACCGCTCGACCTGCACGTCGTGCACGACGCCGACGGACTCGACGCGACGGGTATCGATGCGGAACTCGACCGCCTCGGTCAGCGCCTCGCAGGCATCCGCACGGAGACGCAGCTCCGGCCCTACCGACGCCTGCAGGATGGCGACTATCGCGGCACGAGAGCTCTCCGCGCCGACATCCTGGCAGATCGCACCGATCTCGGCATCCATCGCACGGGCGTCGACTCGGCTCGGTGA
- a CDS encoding alpha/beta hydrolase codes for MTDTLARPPFDPELEAALALVADQMPTTLTSEMIPIMRQSPVSGEDEIFVLLDERGFTRRDVTIAGHGGDEITVSVIEKEGRTGTGPGFFHTHGGGMILGNRWLGVVGFLDWAERFNGVIVTVEYRLAPEFPDPYPVEDCYAALVWTADHAEDLGIDLSRLLIGGGSAGGGLAAGTTLLARDRRGPALIGQLLIYPMLDDRDETVSTQQIDGIGVWDRGSNITGWTALLGDRKGGADVSIYAAPARATDLAGLPPAFIDCGSAEVFRDEDVAYATRLWEAGVQAELHVWAGGFHGFDMFAPHAAVAQAMLAARDNWVNRLLA; via the coding sequence ATGACCGACACACTGGCTCGCCCGCCCTTCGACCCCGAGCTCGAAGCCGCTCTCGCCCTGGTCGCCGACCAGATGCCGACGACACTCACCTCGGAGATGATCCCGATCATGCGGCAGTCGCCGGTCAGCGGAGAAGACGAGATCTTCGTGCTCCTCGACGAGCGCGGATTCACCCGCCGCGATGTGACGATCGCCGGTCACGGAGGCGATGAGATCACCGTCTCGGTGATCGAGAAGGAGGGTCGCACGGGAACGGGCCCCGGCTTCTTCCACACGCACGGCGGCGGCATGATCCTCGGCAACCGGTGGCTCGGCGTCGTCGGATTCCTCGACTGGGCGGAGCGCTTCAACGGCGTGATCGTGACCGTCGAGTACCGGCTCGCGCCCGAGTTCCCCGATCCGTACCCGGTCGAGGACTGCTACGCCGCGCTCGTGTGGACGGCGGACCACGCGGAAGACCTCGGCATCGACCTGTCGCGTCTGCTGATCGGCGGCGGCAGCGCCGGGGGCGGACTGGCCGCCGGCACGACCCTCCTCGCCCGCGACCGTCGGGGTCCGGCGCTCATCGGTCAGCTGCTCATCTACCCCATGCTCGACGACCGCGACGAGACGGTCTCGACGCAGCAGATCGACGGCATCGGCGTGTGGGACCGCGGGTCCAACATCACCGGCTGGACCGCTCTGCTCGGCGATCGCAAGGGTGGCGCCGACGTCTCGATCTACGCCGCCCCTGCACGCGCGACCGACCTCGCCGGTCTCCCGCCGGCGTTCATCGACTGCGGCAGCGCCGAGGTCTTCCGCGACGAGGACGTCGCCTACGCCACGCGCCTCTGGGAGGCGGGGGTCCAGGCCGAGCTGCACGTCTGGGCCGGCGGATTCCACGGATTCGACATGTTCGCGCCGCACGCGGCCGTGGCGCAGGCGATGCTCGCCGCCCGCGACAACTGGGTGAACCGCCTGCTCGCCTGA
- a CDS encoding MFS transporter, with product MTSSTPTTISPTRPLRHPWLAMIPLQLGILIGALAISSVSTALPAIRGDLALTDSGALWLVDIYSLALAATLILAARIGDAFGRKRIVLIGLAGFAVLNAVGGFADNGLVLIAIRALLGVAEAFVVAGVVATIGAHYQARERVLAYGLWTATFGAGSALGPVLGGIVTEGPGWRWLLLGSVPLAVLAGALAIWLVPDSRSSRPASWDVLSILSSIVALGALVFALHEVLAAPVPAAVAGVVAVAVLIFFIRRQRVLRDPLIDMRLFGVPGFSPAIVRILASSGVASASVVLVSLHLQDARGHSAAEAGIAILPQAVAIALGGVLAPVFLRMLSANALTVLALTVQGVGLAWLALDPDLVALPLLLVGLGFGIGATLAATALFDVTTEDDAGQVGAIQEVGFSLGGGLGIAVLGTIGSILAARGFTVALVIAAVVVVAAAVLPLARTRKATS from the coding sequence GTGACGTCCAGTACCCCCACGACCATCTCCCCGACTCGTCCCCTCCGCCACCCCTGGCTGGCGATGATCCCGCTGCAGCTCGGCATCCTGATCGGGGCGCTCGCGATCAGCAGCGTCTCGACCGCTCTGCCGGCCATCCGCGGTGACCTCGCGCTCACCGACAGCGGAGCCCTGTGGCTGGTCGACATCTACTCGCTCGCGCTCGCGGCCACCCTCATCCTCGCTGCGCGCATCGGCGATGCCTTCGGTCGCAAACGCATCGTGCTGATCGGCCTCGCGGGATTCGCCGTCCTCAACGCCGTGGGCGGGTTCGCCGACAACGGGCTCGTGCTGATCGCCATCCGGGCGCTGCTCGGTGTCGCGGAGGCGTTCGTGGTCGCGGGTGTGGTCGCCACGATCGGCGCCCACTACCAGGCACGCGAGCGCGTGCTCGCCTACGGGCTCTGGACGGCCACGTTCGGCGCCGGGAGCGCGCTCGGCCCGGTGCTCGGCGGGATCGTCACGGAAGGGCCGGGATGGCGATGGCTGCTGCTGGGCAGCGTGCCCCTGGCCGTCCTCGCCGGTGCTCTCGCCATCTGGCTCGTCCCCGACTCCCGCAGCTCCCGCCCGGCGTCGTGGGACGTGCTCAGCATCCTCTCCTCGATCGTCGCACTCGGGGCCCTGGTCTTCGCCCTGCACGAGGTGCTCGCGGCGCCGGTTCCCGCGGCCGTGGCCGGTGTCGTCGCCGTCGCGGTCCTGATCTTCTTCATCCGCCGACAGCGCGTGCTCCGCGATCCGCTCATCGACATGCGGTTGTTCGGAGTGCCGGGCTTCAGCCCCGCGATCGTGCGCATCCTCGCGAGCAGCGGGGTGGCATCGGCATCCGTCGTCCTCGTGAGTCTTCATCTGCAGGATGCGCGCGGCCACAGCGCGGCCGAAGCGGGGATCGCGATCCTCCCGCAGGCGGTGGCCATCGCGCTGGGCGGTGTGCTGGCACCCGTCTTCCTGCGGATGCTGAGCGCGAACGCGCTGACGGTGCTGGCGCTCACGGTGCAGGGCGTCGGACTGGCCTGGCTCGCCCTCGATCCGGACCTGGTCGCGCTCCCCCTGCTGCTCGTCGGCCTGGGGTTCGGAATCGGGGCGACCCTCGCCGCGACCGCGCTGTTCGACGTCACTACGGAGGACGACGCCGGCCAGGTGGGTGCCATCCAGGAGGTCGGCTTCTCGCTCGGCGGCGGACTCGGGATCGCGGTGCTCGGCACGATCGGCTCGATCCTCGCGGCGCGCGGATTCACCGTCGCCCTGGTCATCGCCGCGGTGGTCGTCGTCGCCGCTGCCGTGCTGCCGCTCGCCCGCACCAGGAAGGCGACATCGTGA
- a CDS encoding TetR/AcrR family transcriptional regulator encodes MTTRAPRRDSVENRAGILDAARATLANDPHASVDVIARSAGLSRRTLYGHFDDRDALIRELISSGAQRFNAIATSVDDPDSRIALARLAARLWQEAAHVQVAAALALDESHVEHTAAALAPLRRTVAALARRGQEDGSFRTDLAAPTLARLIEEMARTVVSRTDAASTGAANVAVRTVLSIAGLSWREADELLTAHPDIIATEIDQEADA; translated from the coding sequence ATGACCACCCGTGCACCCCGTCGAGATTCCGTGGAGAACCGCGCCGGCATCCTCGACGCCGCCCGTGCGACCCTCGCGAACGATCCGCACGCCTCCGTCGACGTCATCGCGCGCTCGGCCGGGCTCTCGCGCCGCACCCTGTACGGGCACTTCGACGACCGCGACGCGCTGATCCGCGAACTCATCTCGAGCGGAGCGCAGCGCTTCAACGCCATCGCCACCTCGGTCGACGACCCCGACAGCCGCATCGCCCTCGCCCGCCTGGCCGCTCGCCTTTGGCAGGAGGCCGCGCACGTGCAGGTCGCCGCCGCCCTCGCCCTCGACGAGTCGCACGTCGAGCACACGGCCGCGGCCCTCGCACCACTGCGCCGCACCGTCGCCGCGCTCGCCCGTCGCGGGCAGGAGGACGGAAGCTTCCGCACCGACCTCGCCGCACCCACCCTCGCCCGGTTGATCGAGGAGATGGCGCGCACGGTCGTGTCGCGGACGGATGCCGCCAGCACGGGCGCCGCGAACGTCGCGGTGCGCACCGTGCTGAGCATCGCGGGCCTGTCTTGGCGCGAAGCCGATGAGCTCCTCACCGCACACCCCGACATCATCGCCACGGAGATCGACCAGGAGGCGGACGCATGA
- the argG gene encoding argininosuccinate synthase encodes MSKVLQSLPVGERVGIAFSGGLDTSVAVAWMRDKGAIPFTYTGDLGQYDEDDIASIPGRALEYGAEASRLIDCKTALVEEGLVALSCGAFHIRSGGKTYFNTTPLGRAVTGTLLVRAMKEDGVDIWGDGSTYKGNDIERFYRYGLLANPRLRIYKPWLDADFVTELGGRKEMSDWLVAHEFPYRDSAEKAYSTDANIWGATHEAKTLEHLDVSLETVDPIMGVKFWDPSVAIETEDVTVTFEAGRPVAINGVEYSDPVALVMEANTIGGRHGLGMSDQIENRIIEAKSRGIYEAPAMSLLFIAYERLVNGILNEDTLATYHEQGRRLGRLMYEGRWLEPQSLMLRESIQRWVGLTISGSVTIRLRRGDDWTILDTVSPNLSYGPEKLSMERVGDAAFGPVDRIGQLTMRNLDIADSRSRLEQYAGLGLIGGATGELVGRVTAGESGEITGSVEEVDENLADAVDVASEGAAFDSGTD; translated from the coding sequence ATGTCCAAGGTCCTCCAGTCCCTGCCCGTCGGCGAGCGCGTCGGCATCGCCTTCTCCGGAGGACTCGACACCTCCGTCGCCGTCGCATGGATGCGCGACAAGGGCGCGATTCCCTTCACGTACACCGGCGACCTCGGACAGTACGACGAAGACGACATCGCGTCGATCCCGGGCCGCGCGCTCGAGTACGGCGCCGAGGCATCGCGCCTGATCGACTGCAAGACGGCTCTGGTCGAAGAGGGCCTCGTTGCTCTCTCCTGCGGCGCCTTCCACATCCGCTCCGGCGGCAAGACCTACTTCAACACGACTCCCCTCGGTCGTGCGGTCACCGGCACGCTGCTGGTGCGCGCGATGAAGGAGGACGGCGTCGACATCTGGGGCGACGGCTCCACCTACAAGGGCAACGACATCGAGCGGTTCTACCGCTACGGCCTGCTCGCCAACCCGCGCCTGCGCATCTACAAGCCGTGGCTCGACGCCGACTTCGTCACCGAGCTCGGCGGCCGCAAGGAGATGAGCGACTGGCTCGTCGCCCACGAGTTCCCGTACCGCGACTCCGCCGAGAAGGCGTACTCGACGGACGCGAACATCTGGGGCGCCACCCACGAAGCGAAGACGCTCGAGCACCTCGACGTGTCCCTCGAGACCGTCGACCCGATCATGGGCGTGAAGTTCTGGGACCCGTCGGTCGCGATCGAGACCGAAGACGTCACCGTCACGTTCGAGGCCGGCCGCCCGGTCGCCATCAACGGCGTCGAGTACAGCGACCCGGTCGCCCTGGTCATGGAGGCCAACACGATCGGCGGACGCCACGGCCTCGGCATGAGCGACCAGATCGAGAACCGCATCATCGAGGCGAAGTCGCGCGGCATCTACGAGGCCCCGGCCATGTCGCTGCTATTCATCGCCTACGAGCGCCTCGTCAACGGCATCCTGAACGAGGACACCCTCGCGACGTACCACGAGCAGGGCCGCCGCCTCGGCCGCCTCATGTACGAGGGACGCTGGCTCGAGCCGCAGTCGCTCATGCTGCGTGAGTCGATCCAGCGCTGGGTCGGTCTCACGATCTCGGGCTCGGTCACGATCCGTCTGCGTCGCGGCGATGACTGGACCATCCTCGACACCGTCTCGCCGAACCTGTCGTACGGTCCGGAGAAGCTGTCGATGGAGCGCGTCGGCGATGCCGCCTTCGGCCCGGTCGACCGCATCGGCCAGCTCACGATGCGCAACCTCGACATCGCCGATTCGCGTTCGCGCCTCGAGCAGTACGCGGGTCTGGGACTCATCGGCGGCGCGACCGGCGAGCTCGTCGGTCGCGTGACCGCGGGTGAGTCGGGTGAGATCACCGGCTCGGTCGAAGAGGTCGACGAGAACCTGGCGGATGCCGTGGACGTCGCCTCCGAGGGTGCAGCCTTCGACTCAGGCACCGACTGA
- a CDS encoding YhgE/Pip family protein: MKVPSMIAAELRRLTASKMGIIALIALICVPILYGGLYLWANQDPYAKFPEVPVALVVDDEGAPATDQEAGADTVNYGADVADNLIEGNAFDWQRMTAEEAADALREGTVDFTVTIPADFSSALTSAAGDSPHQARIDLETNDANNYLASSMGTQAVEKIRSSVAEMVGSEAAERLLTGLSDVRDSLITAADGASQLTDGANTAASGSSTLADGTAQLADGTAQLAAGAQTLASGAQQVSAGNRQLADVADRAGAAVQQAADALPQVRTDIANALVDQGLTQEEIDQVLAALDPLATRLQDGNGKVQSAVGQVDQLAAGAASLASGASELATGAGTVATGASSANAGAAQLRDGLSTLAAGTAELRDGLSDGVGQIPASTPELRTLQADTIADPVKVSSDKVASAEDYGAGLAPFFAALSAWIGIYALFLIVKPISRRAVTALHSPIRITLAGWLTPAMLGAVQMVGLMGILAITLGFTFDNPIGTLGVMVLASATFAAIILTLNVWLGSVGQFLGLVLMVLQLVTAGGTFPWQTLPAPLAALHHVLPLGYVVDAMRQLMYGGNLARAGWDLAVLALWLVGALALAMIGVTRMTHRRTLRDLQPSLIG, encoded by the coding sequence ATGAAGGTTCCTTCCATGATCGCCGCCGAGCTGCGACGCCTCACCGCCAGCAAGATGGGCATCATCGCCCTCATCGCGCTGATCTGCGTGCCGATCCTCTACGGCGGCCTCTACCTGTGGGCCAATCAGGACCCCTACGCGAAGTTCCCCGAGGTCCCGGTGGCGCTGGTCGTCGACGACGAGGGCGCCCCGGCGACCGACCAAGAGGCCGGCGCCGACACCGTGAACTACGGCGCGGACGTCGCGGACAACCTCATCGAGGGCAATGCGTTCGACTGGCAGCGGATGACAGCGGAGGAGGCCGCCGACGCGCTGCGCGAAGGCACCGTCGACTTCACCGTCACGATCCCCGCCGACTTCTCCTCGGCGCTCACCTCGGCGGCGGGCGATTCCCCGCACCAGGCGCGCATCGACCTGGAGACGAACGACGCCAACAACTACCTCGCGTCCTCGATGGGCACGCAGGCGGTCGAGAAGATCCGCAGCTCCGTGGCCGAGATGGTCGGCAGCGAGGCCGCCGAGCGCCTGCTGACAGGCCTGAGCGACGTGCGCGACAGCCTGATCACTGCCGCAGACGGAGCGTCCCAGCTGACGGATGGCGCGAACACCGCGGCATCCGGAAGCTCCACCCTCGCCGACGGCACGGCGCAGCTCGCCGATGGAACCGCGCAGCTCGCCGCTGGCGCGCAGACGCTCGCGAGCGGTGCGCAGCAGGTGAGCGCCGGGAACCGCCAGCTCGCCGATGTCGCGGATCGTGCGGGCGCCGCCGTGCAGCAGGCCGCCGACGCGCTGCCGCAGGTGCGGACCGACATCGCGAACGCCCTGGTCGACCAGGGCCTGACCCAGGAAGAGATCGATCAGGTCCTCGCGGCCCTCGACCCCCTTGCGACGCGGCTGCAGGACGGCAACGGCAAGGTCCAATCCGCGGTCGGTCAGGTCGACCAGCTCGCCGCCGGCGCAGCATCCCTCGCCTCCGGGGCGTCCGAGCTCGCGACCGGTGCGGGCACCGTCGCCACCGGCGCCTCCTCCGCAAACGCCGGAGCCGCCCAGCTGCGCGACGGGCTGAGCACGCTCGCGGCGGGCACCGCGGAACTGCGCGACGGGCTGTCCGACGGGGTCGGCCAGATCCCGGCGTCGACGCCCGAACTGCGCACGCTGCAGGCCGACACGATCGCCGACCCGGTGAAGGTCTCGAGTGACAAGGTCGCCTCCGCCGAGGACTACGGCGCAGGGCTCGCGCCGTTCTTCGCGGCGCTCTCCGCATGGATCGGCATCTACGCGCTGTTCCTCATCGTCAAGCCGATCTCGCGGCGCGCGGTCACGGCCCTGCATTCTCCGATCCGCATCACGCTCGCCGGATGGCTGACCCCCGCCATGCTGGGCGCGGTGCAGATGGTCGGACTGATGGGCATCCTCGCGATCACGCTCGGGTTCACGTTCGACAATCCGATCGGCACGCTCGGGGTGATGGTGCTCGCCTCGGCGACGTTCGCGGCGATCATCCTCACGCTCAACGTCTGGCTGGGATCGGTCGGCCAGTTCCTCGGCCTGGTGCTGATGGTGCTGCAGCTCGTCACCGCCGGAGGCACCTTCCCCTGGCAGACCCTGCCGGCGCCACTTGCAGCCCTGCATCATGTGCTGCCGCTGGGATATGTCGTGGACGCGATGCGACAGCTCATGTACGGCGGGAACCTCGCCCGTGCAGGCTGGGATCTGGCCGTCCTGGCGCTCTGGCTCGTCGGCGCCCTGGCGCTCGCGATGATCGGGGTCACGCGCATGACGCATCGCCGCACGCTGCGCGATCTGCAGCCGAGCCTGATCGGCTGA